A region of Desulfolithobacter dissulfuricans DNA encodes the following proteins:
- the tnpB gene encoding IS66 family insertion sequence element accessory protein TnpB (TnpB, as the term is used for proteins encoded by IS66 family insertion elements, is considered an accessory protein, since TnpC, encoded by a neighboring gene, is a DDE family transposase.), with the protein MFFPASSVRVYIAPGPTDMRKSINGLSILVAEELELDPLSGHLFGFCNRKRDMVKVLYWDSNGFCLWHKRLEKDRFSWPQTEAEVLAIRGRELAWLLDGLSLDRCCGHEELRYELVV; encoded by the coding sequence ATGTTTTTTCCCGCAAGTTCTGTCCGGGTCTATATCGCCCCGGGTCCAACAGACATGCGCAAGTCGATCAACGGGTTGTCCATTCTGGTTGCCGAGGAGCTGGAACTGGACCCTTTGTCCGGTCATCTGTTCGGATTCTGCAACCGGAAGCGGGATATGGTCAAGGTGCTCTACTGGGACAGCAACGGATTTTGCCTGTGGCACAAACGGCTGGAAAAGGATCGGTTCAGCTGGCCGCAGACTGAGGCAGAGGTCCTTGCCATCAGGGGTCGGGAGCTGGCCTGGCTGTTGGATGGCCTGTCCCTGGACCGATGCTGTGGGCACGAGGAACTGCGCTATGAATTGGTGGTGTAA
- the tnpC gene encoding IS66 family transposase, translating into MKIDVSTLPEDSEQLKQILLEILERHDRETSILHEQVRHLRALLFSRTSEKTPVVNNKVQLPLFDMPEPSDVEPADPGVEVTGHTRRKRGRKPLPEDLPRIEVVHDIDDKDKVCRCGCELTRIGEEVSEQLDIVPARVQVIRHIRPKYACRNCEGVQDEGPTVKVAPPPAQIIPKSIATAGLLSHILVAKFVDHLPFYRQEKLFARIGLELSRASMCNWAMQAAKACQPLLNLLQEEVLAGSYIHADETTVQVLKEPGRKPTSKSYMWIFQRGDPDRQVLIYQYHPTRSGDVARNFLDGFRGYVQTDGYSGYDFLDQVDGIRHVGCWAHARRKFKDVVRAQGKNRKRGSADKALGYISRLYSLEKKWKKTGLVREEIHRLRQEQSRPILDDFYRWLVKRSSQTPPKGLLGQAISYSLRQWDRLVGYLEDGRLSMDNNRAENSIRPFVVGRKNWLFSGTPEGAKASALIYSLVETARANRQEPYNYLRYIFEKIPLAATLEDYEAMLPWNIDPRQLIGQLGGD; encoded by the coding sequence ATGAAAATAGACGTATCCACATTGCCCGAAGACAGCGAACAGCTCAAGCAGATCCTGCTTGAGATCCTTGAGCGCCATGACCGGGAAACCAGCATCCTGCACGAGCAGGTCCGCCATCTGAGGGCCTTGCTGTTCAGTCGCACGAGCGAAAAAACTCCTGTTGTTAACAACAAGGTCCAACTGCCCCTGTTCGATATGCCCGAGCCTTCGGATGTGGAGCCTGCCGACCCTGGGGTTGAGGTCACTGGTCATACCCGCAGGAAGCGCGGCCGGAAACCTCTGCCCGAGGACCTGCCCAGGATCGAGGTCGTTCATGATATCGACGACAAGGACAAGGTCTGCCGTTGCGGCTGCGAGCTGACCCGCATAGGGGAGGAGGTGTCCGAGCAGCTCGATATCGTTCCGGCCCGGGTGCAGGTGATTCGTCATATCCGTCCCAAGTATGCCTGCAGGAACTGTGAAGGCGTGCAGGACGAGGGGCCGACAGTAAAGGTTGCTCCGCCGCCGGCACAGATTATCCCGAAGTCCATTGCCACGGCTGGGTTGCTGTCTCATATCCTGGTGGCAAAGTTTGTTGACCACCTGCCGTTTTATCGGCAGGAAAAGCTGTTTGCCCGCATTGGGCTGGAACTGTCGCGTGCATCCATGTGCAACTGGGCCATGCAGGCGGCCAAAGCCTGCCAGCCCCTGCTCAACCTGCTCCAGGAGGAAGTTCTTGCCGGGTCTTATATCCATGCCGATGAGACCACGGTCCAGGTCCTGAAGGAGCCGGGCCGGAAGCCGACGTCAAAATCCTACATGTGGATCTTTCAAAGGGGAGATCCCGACAGGCAGGTGTTGATCTATCAGTACCATCCGACCCGGAGCGGAGATGTGGCCAGGAACTTCCTCGATGGTTTCAGGGGATACGTGCAGACAGACGGCTATTCCGGTTATGATTTTCTTGACCAGGTTGATGGGATCCGACATGTCGGCTGCTGGGCACACGCACGACGTAAGTTCAAGGATGTGGTCAGGGCCCAGGGCAAAAACAGAAAACGCGGCAGTGCGGACAAGGCACTGGGTTATATCTCCAGGCTCTACAGCCTGGAAAAGAAATGGAAGAAAACAGGGCTTGTCCGGGAGGAGATCCATCGGCTGCGCCAGGAACAGTCCAGGCCGATCCTGGATGACTTTTACAGATGGCTGGTGAAAAGATCCTCCCAGACACCGCCCAAGGGGTTACTCGGCCAGGCCATTTCCTACTCCCTGCGCCAGTGGGATCGTCTTGTGGGCTACCTGGAAGATGGGAGGCTGTCCATGGACAACAACAGAGCGGAAAACAGTATCCGTCCCTTTGTCGTCGGCCGCAAGAACTGGCTCTTTTCAGGCACTCCGGAAGGAGCTAAGGCCAGCGCCCTGATCTACAGCCTGGTCGAGACAGCCAGGGCCAATAGACAGGAGCCTTACAACTACCTGCGCTACATCTTCGAGAAGATACCCCTGGCTGCCACCCTGGAGGATTACGAGGCCATGCTGCCGTGGAATATTGATCCCAGGCAGTTGATCGGCCAGTTAGGTGGGGATTAA
- a CDS encoding type II toxin-antitoxin system RelE/ParE family toxin, with the protein MARKLQQRLMELKAASTLDDISRLPPARCHELTGNRKGQLSVDLEHPYRLLFVPAHNPLPTKEDGGVDWASITEIEIIGIVDTH; encoded by the coding sequence ATGGCACGTAAGCTTCAGCAGCGATTGATGGAGCTGAAAGCCGCATCCACTCTTGATGACATCTCACGACTCCCACCAGCCCGTTGTCACGAACTGACAGGAAACCGTAAAGGGCAATTATCAGTGGATCTGGAACATCCTTACCGTTTGCTGTTTGTCCCCGCTCACAACCCGCTTCCCACGAAAGAGGACGGTGGTGTGGACTGGGCCAGTATAACAGAAATCGAGATCATCGGGATTGTCGACACCCATTGA
- a CDS encoding helix-turn-helix domain-containing protein: MKEDVMAGATKKYGFEPDYAIPPGETLREVMESLGMSQKELARRTDLTVQSVNRIFKGTQPITYETANRLELATGVPAAMWNNLEAQYREQLARIHEREKLQADLDWLKDIPVAELAKRGVLLRAKDKIEQLREVLKFYGVSSVEAWRRIWETPAVAARRSPCFESEAGPASAWIRLGELQARAIDCQPFDKTSFRNALRQIRNLTREPAHIFAPEMQRLCAESGVALALVKEMKKVPWNGATKWLTPQKAMILLCLRGRGEDKFWFSFFHEAGHILYDSKKDLLINDGSQDDPREKRANDFAAEFLIPSKYDDTIRRIRSKAEIVRLADQLDIAPGIVAGRYQFLTGNWHYFKELIRSLEWADS; encoded by the coding sequence TTGAAGGAGGATGTGATGGCTGGTGCTACCAAAAAATACGGCTTTGAACCGGACTACGCCATCCCTCCCGGAGAAACCCTGCGGGAAGTGATGGAGTCCCTCGGCATGAGCCAGAAAGAACTGGCCCGGCGTACTGATCTTACCGTGCAGTCCGTAAACCGCATTTTCAAAGGAACGCAGCCTATCACTTATGAAACCGCCAACCGGCTGGAACTTGCCACCGGAGTGCCTGCGGCCATGTGGAACAATCTCGAAGCTCAGTACCGCGAACAGCTCGCCAGAATTCACGAGCGGGAGAAGTTGCAGGCCGATCTGGACTGGCTGAAGGATATCCCTGTGGCGGAACTGGCGAAAAGAGGAGTTTTGCTCCGCGCCAAAGACAAGATTGAGCAATTGCGCGAAGTGCTGAAATTTTACGGTGTCAGCAGTGTGGAGGCATGGCGCCGGATATGGGAAACGCCGGCAGTGGCTGCCCGCCGCTCGCCGTGTTTCGAGAGCGAGGCCGGGCCCGCTTCAGCCTGGATACGACTTGGCGAACTGCAGGCCAGGGCGATAGACTGCCAGCCGTTTGATAAAACGAGTTTCAGGAACGCCTTGCGCCAGATACGAAACCTGACCCGAGAACCCGCTCATATCTTTGCTCCGGAAATGCAACGGCTCTGCGCTGAATCAGGAGTGGCCCTTGCCCTGGTTAAAGAAATGAAAAAGGTCCCATGGAATGGGGCCACCAAATGGTTGACGCCGCAAAAGGCCATGATCCTGCTTTGTCTGCGCGGCAGAGGAGAAGACAAGTTCTGGTTCTCTTTCTTTCACGAAGCCGGTCACATCTTGTACGACAGTAAGAAGGATCTGTTGATCAACGACGGCAGCCAGGACGACCCGCGGGAGAAACGCGCCAACGATTTTGCCGCAGAATTTCTGATTCCCTCAAAATATGACGATACCATTCGCCGGATTCGCTCAAAAGCCGAAATCGTGAGACTTGCGGACCAGTTAGACATCGCGCCGGGAATCGTTGCCGGCCGTTATCAGTTTCTTACAGGGAATTGGCATTATTTCAAAGAGTTGATCCGAAGTCTGGAATGGGCCGACTCATGA
- a CDS encoding type II toxin-antitoxin system Phd/YefM family antitoxin: MPISITEDIRSITDLKRNTNSVLDQIHKTKRPVILTVNGKAEAVLVDAKEYEKILNAFNLLKLLAPAEEDIKEGRVAEVKEFFQEFKCGKEI, from the coding sequence ATGCCAATCAGTATTACCGAAGATATCCGGTCCATAACTGACCTGAAACGAAACACGAATTCCGTTCTGGATCAAATTCACAAAACAAAGCGTCCCGTTATTTTAACAGTTAATGGAAAGGCTGAGGCAGTCTTGGTCGACGCCAAAGAATATGAAAAAATATTAAATGCATTTAATCTGTTAAAGCTTCTCGCACCCGCAGAAGAAGATATCAAGGAAGGGAGGGTCGCCGAAGTGAAAGAATTTTTCCAGGAGTTCAAGTGTGGCAAAGAAATATAG
- a CDS encoding type II toxin-antitoxin system RelE/ParE family toxin: MAKKYRVYITFKAKTDLEHIFYYIAEDSINNAKKFILELEEKIYSLETMPERFALIPENIFFGTNYRQITHKKYRAIYKIRGNSVFIMRVIHGAKLLDL; the protein is encoded by the coding sequence GTGGCAAAGAAATATAGAGTCTATATTACGTTCAAAGCCAAAACAGACCTGGAGCACATCTTCTACTACATTGCTGAAGACAGCATTAATAATGCAAAAAAATTCATTCTCGAATTAGAAGAAAAAATCTACAGCCTTGAGACTATGCCGGAAAGATTTGCGCTGATCCCGGAAAACATCTTTTTTGGCACAAATTATCGGCAAATTACACACAAGAAATATCGCGCCATATACAAGATAAGAGGTAATTCAGTTTTTATCATGAGGGTTATTCATGGTGCGAAACTGTTGGATCTATAA
- the cls gene encoding cardiolipin synthase: MNQLSWIVTTIIFLADLGIRIGLSLRVIMRKREPSVTMAWLVVILLLPFAGAIIYLLFGENRLGERRARRAAADLQRLSKWARKLSRRPQVDWLSINPECDPIHRQADAILGIPALPSNDLTLLDSSEDFFHSLLRDINQARSSCFLEFYIWHRGGFADEVVNALIRAARRGVTCRVLLDSIGSKPFLKSSMVRKMRHHGIQVVEALPAGLLRALFVRIDLRNHRKIVVIDGEIGYTGSQNLVDPRYFKQEQGVGQWIDTMVRIRGPVVEVMSSSFLHDWMMESGESYQDIAASSDNHAVAPAGDAPVQLVPSGPGITEGAIHNLLLTTIYAARRELIITTPYFVPDNALLIALKSAAMRGVEVTLIVPEKNDSRLVHYASQARYGELIRAGVRIMAFTGGLLHSKTISVDNDFCLIGSVNMDMRSFWLNFELTLFVYNKKFTSRMRKLQMEYCDAARELTLDHLQARPLRQRFLENTALILGPLL; this comes from the coding sequence ATGAATCAACTTTCCTGGATCGTCACCACGATTATTTTTCTCGCTGACCTGGGAATCCGCATCGGCCTGTCCCTGCGGGTTATCATGCGCAAACGCGAGCCCAGCGTGACCATGGCCTGGCTGGTGGTCATTCTCCTGCTGCCTTTTGCCGGGGCGATCATCTACCTTTTGTTCGGTGAAAACAGGCTTGGAGAGCGAAGAGCCCGGAGAGCCGCCGCCGACCTGCAGCGCCTCTCCAAGTGGGCCCGGAAGCTGAGCCGGCGCCCCCAGGTGGACTGGCTCTCCATCAATCCGGAATGCGACCCCATCCACCGCCAGGCCGATGCCATCCTCGGCATCCCGGCCCTGCCAAGCAATGACCTGACTCTGCTGGACAGCTCGGAAGACTTTTTTCACAGTCTGCTCCGGGATATCAACCAGGCCCGATCAAGCTGTTTTCTCGAATTCTACATCTGGCATCGGGGCGGCTTTGCCGACGAGGTCGTAAACGCCCTTATCCGGGCCGCCCGGCGGGGTGTGACCTGCCGGGTTCTGCTCGATTCCATCGGCAGCAAACCCTTTCTCAAATCCTCCATGGTGCGCAAAATGCGACATCACGGAATCCAGGTGGTCGAGGCCCTGCCGGCCGGGCTCCTGCGGGCACTCTTTGTCCGCATCGACCTGCGCAACCACCGCAAGATCGTGGTCATCGACGGCGAGATCGGCTACACCGGCAGCCAGAACCTGGTGGATCCACGCTACTTCAAGCAGGAACAGGGGGTTGGCCAGTGGATCGACACCATGGTCCGTATCCGGGGCCCCGTTGTCGAGGTAATGTCATCCTCCTTTCTCCACGACTGGATGATGGAAAGCGGGGAGAGCTACCAGGATATCGCCGCCTCTTCCGACAACCATGCCGTGGCCCCGGCCGGGGATGCCCCGGTCCAGCTGGTGCCATCCGGGCCCGGCATCACCGAGGGCGCCATCCACAACCTGTTGCTGACCACCATCTATGCCGCCCGCCGGGAGCTGATTATCACCACGCCCTATTTCGTACCTGACAATGCCCTGCTCATCGCTCTCAAATCAGCGGCCATGCGCGGGGTGGAGGTCACCCTGATCGTGCCGGAAAAAAATGATTCCCGCCTGGTCCATTATGCCAGCCAGGCCCGGTACGGAGAGCTGATCCGTGCCGGAGTGCGAATCATGGCGTTCACCGGCGGCCTGCTGCACTCCAAGACCATCAGCGTTGACAATGATTTCTGCCTGATCGGTTCAGTCAACATGGACATGCGCTCCTTCTGGCTCAACTTTGAACTGACGCTGTTTGTCTATAATAAAAAGTTCACCTCCCGGATGCGAAAGCTGCAGATGGAGTACTGCGACGCGGCCCGGGAACTTACCCTGGACCACCTGCAGGCCCGCCCCCTCAGACAACGTTTTCTGGAAAACACAGCCCTGATCCTGGGCCCGCTTCTGTAA
- the argJ gene encoding bifunctional glutamate N-acetyltransferase/amino-acid acetyltransferase ArgJ codes for MIKGFSAAAVAAGIRYEGRLDLGLIYSDTPAVAAGVFTTNRVKAAPVLLDMERLRHGRAQAILVNSGNANACTGDAGMQAALATSAMVADRLGIDADLVQVASTGVIGEPMSEEPFARAMDTLVGKLSSDGFDDLARAIMTTDTVPKTARTTIEVDGHEVNIFGVAKGAGMIMPDMATMLCFVLTDAQIVFPELRRMLVAGVEQSFNRITVDGDTSTNDSVLILANGAAGNPWIDEENRAAGELFAGALDTVLKDLALQIVADGEGATKLVTIRIVGARDFEGAMSAAQTIANSALVKTAFFGEDANWGRIIAALGRSDCPFSPDRVGIWFDEVQMVENGQGCGPEAEAAATRVLKKDRFTVTVDLYDGSESAEVYTCDFSLDYVKINADYRT; via the coding sequence GTGATTAAGGGATTTTCCGCAGCCGCGGTCGCAGCGGGCATCCGCTATGAGGGACGGCTGGATCTGGGTTTGATATATTCAGACACTCCGGCGGTGGCGGCCGGCGTCTTTACCACCAATCGGGTCAAGGCGGCCCCGGTGCTGCTGGATATGGAACGGCTGCGCCACGGTCGGGCCCAGGCGATTCTGGTCAACTCCGGCAATGCCAATGCCTGTACCGGTGATGCCGGTATGCAGGCGGCCCTGGCCACCAGCGCCATGGTGGCCGATCGACTGGGTATCGATGCGGATCTGGTCCAGGTGGCCTCCACCGGCGTGATCGGCGAACCCATGTCCGAGGAACCCTTTGCCCGGGCCATGGATACCCTGGTGGGCAAGTTGTCGTCTGACGGATTCGACGATCTTGCCCGGGCGATCATGACCACCGATACAGTGCCCAAGACAGCCCGGACGACCATCGAGGTGGATGGCCACGAGGTCAATATCTTCGGGGTGGCCAAGGGGGCCGGCATGATCATGCCGGACATGGCCACCATGCTCTGCTTTGTCCTGACCGATGCCCAGATCGTCTTTCCGGAACTGCGGCGCATGCTGGTTGCCGGAGTGGAGCAGTCGTTCAACCGGATAACCGTTGACGGGGACACAAGCACCAACGACTCCGTCCTGATCCTGGCCAACGGCGCAGCCGGAAATCCCTGGATAGATGAAGAGAACCGGGCCGCCGGCGAGCTTTTTGCCGGCGCTCTTGACACCGTGCTCAAGGACCTGGCCCTGCAGATAGTGGCCGACGGCGAGGGTGCCACCAAGCTGGTGACCATCCGTATTGTCGGGGCCAGAGATTTTGAAGGGGCCATGAGCGCGGCCCAGACCATCGCCAACTCCGCCCTGGTGAAGACCGCTTTTTTCGGCGAGGACGCCAACTGGGGGCGGATAATCGCCGCGCTTGGCCGTTCCGACTGTCCTTTCAGTCCCGATCGGGTAGGTATCTGGTTTGATGAGGTGCAGATGGTGGAAAACGGCCAGGGATGCGGCCCTGAGGCCGAGGCCGCAGCCACCCGGGTACTGAAGAAAGATCGGTTCACAGTGACCGTGGATCTCTATGACGGCAGTGAGAGTGCAGAGGTTTATACCTGTGATTTTTCACTTGATTATGTGAAAATTAACGCTGATTACCGTACCTGA
- a CDS encoding CHAD domain-containing protein, translating into MSKNIPDTWYLPEELEIEPFVADLAEAFGVAVEQAGQHRRIFYDSFDWRLYRKKWLLECTEEGWRLCEYGSGRTRAALADISCQGPRFAWDFPDSSLQRLLHTALDVRCLLPLVTLDERRTRVRILNRDEKTVAFLYLEELHVQEGERVLRTVRLQGVRGYVKKYRAVRRFLEQYGINESASPHFEFEEGLKAVGRTPGDYSSKFTIRLDPAMTAGQAARTIFLQLLGVMERNLPGIFDDLDSEFLHDFRVAIRRTRTGLAQFKKVLPAETTALFKNEFAWLGRVTGPTRDLDVYLLYRDDYLARLPEVLQPGLDEFFQDLARRRQEEFKRLVRALQAPRYREIVSSWREYLQSDREEEPAAAGMPVTDFARQIIYRRYRRVMKDGRAITDRSPDESLHRLRIQCKKLRYALEFFTSLFPEEDMTRVIKQLKKLQNNLGDFNDLSVQQDMLRRHLAELRTGSRKNLQLAAALGGLLTNLYHEQERVRKRFATTFQRFGDSDNTALFKRLFADSRARGRQK; encoded by the coding sequence ATGTCTAAGAACATTCCTGATACCTGGTATCTGCCCGAGGAACTCGAGATCGAGCCCTTTGTTGCGGATCTGGCCGAGGCCTTCGGGGTGGCGGTGGAACAGGCCGGGCAGCACCGGCGGATCTTTTACGACAGCTTCGACTGGCGGCTCTACCGGAAGAAATGGCTCCTGGAATGCACTGAGGAGGGTTGGCGGCTTTGCGAATACGGGTCTGGCCGAACCCGGGCCGCGCTGGCCGATATCTCCTGTCAGGGGCCTCGTTTTGCCTGGGATTTTCCTGACTCGTCCCTGCAGCGCCTTCTGCACACCGCTCTGGATGTCCGCTGCCTGCTGCCCCTGGTTACCCTGGATGAGAGGCGTACCCGGGTGCGGATTCTCAACCGGGACGAAAAAACCGTGGCCTTTCTCTACCTGGAAGAGCTGCATGTCCAGGAAGGGGAACGGGTGCTGCGCACGGTCCGACTGCAGGGTGTGCGGGGCTACGTCAAGAAATACAGAGCCGTGCGCCGTTTTCTTGAGCAGTACGGTATCAATGAGTCGGCCTCGCCCCATTTCGAGTTCGAGGAAGGGCTCAAGGCCGTGGGCCGGACGCCCGGTGATTACAGTTCAAAATTCACCATCAGGCTGGACCCCGCCATGACAGCCGGCCAGGCGGCAAGGACCATTTTCCTGCAGCTGCTTGGCGTAATGGAGCGTAACCTGCCGGGAATTTTCGACGATCTTGATTCCGAGTTTCTCCATGATTTCCGGGTGGCAATCCGCCGCACCCGCACCGGTCTTGCCCAGTTCAAAAAAGTCCTGCCCGCCGAGACCACGGCCCTTTTTAAAAACGAGTTCGCATGGCTGGGGCGGGTCACCGGGCCCACCCGGGATCTTGATGTTTACCTGCTTTACCGGGATGATTACCTGGCCAGGCTGCCCGAGGTACTCCAGCCCGGACTTGACGAATTTTTTCAGGATCTCGCCCGGCGCAGGCAGGAAGAGTTCAAGCGGCTGGTGCGGGCCCTGCAAGCACCGCGGTACCGGGAAATTGTCAGCAGCTGGCGGGAGTACCTGCAGTCGGACCGGGAAGAGGAACCTGCGGCGGCGGGTATGCCTGTGACGGATTTTGCCCGGCAGATCATCTACCGGCGCTATCGGCGGGTCATGAAGGACGGGCGCGCCATCACCGACCGTTCGCCGGACGAGAGTCTGCACAGGCTGCGCATTCAATGCAAGAAACTGCGCTATGCCCTGGAATTCTTCACCTCCCTCTTTCCCGAAGAAGATATGACCCGGGTTATCAAGCAGCTCAAGAAGCTGCAGAATAATCTTGGTGATTTCAATGATCTGTCCGTGCAGCAGGATATGCTGCGCCGCCATCTCGCCGAGCTCCGGACCGGAAGCAGGAAAAATCTCCAGCTGGCAGCGGCGCTGGGCGGCCTGCTCACCAACCTGTACCATGAACAGGAGCGGGTACGAAAGCGGTTCGCCACCACCTTTCAACGATTCGGTGACAGTGACAACACAGCGCTGTTCAAGCGGTTATTCGCTGACTCCAGGGCACGAGGTCGTCAGAAATGA
- a CDS encoding ParA family protein, with protein MSVIAVYNIKGGVGKTATAVNLSYLSSNHGVNTLLCDMDSQGSATYYFRIRPARKFNTRKLLKGGKHVDRNIRGTDYPGLDLLPADFSYRNIDIALDDLKKSRQRISRVLKPLKKEYGHIFLDCPPNVTLLSENIFHAADWILVPLIPTTLSHLAMQQLLNFLEEIGQDRSKVLVFFSMVEKRKNMHGEMMRQLEGQPGILRSHIPFLADVEKMGLYRQPVTAALPSSAASAAYRELWDEICAHIGADR; from the coding sequence ATGAGTGTTATAGCGGTATATAATATCAAGGGTGGAGTGGGTAAGACCGCAACCGCGGTCAATCTGTCCTACCTCTCGTCGAACCATGGGGTCAATACCCTGCTCTGTGACATGGATTCCCAGGGGTCAGCCACCTATTATTTTCGCATCCGGCCGGCCAGGAAGTTCAATACCAGAAAACTGCTCAAGGGCGGTAAACACGTGGATCGCAACATCCGGGGGACCGATTACCCCGGGCTTGACCTGCTGCCGGCCGATTTTTCCTATAGAAACATCGATATCGCCCTGGATGATCTGAAAAAATCGCGCCAGCGGATATCCAGGGTGCTCAAGCCGCTCAAAAAGGAATATGGCCACATATTCCTCGACTGCCCCCCCAATGTGACGCTCCTGTCCGAAAACATCTTCCATGCCGCCGACTGGATCCTGGTTCCCCTCATTCCCACAACCCTGTCCCACCTGGCCATGCAGCAGCTGCTGAACTTTCTGGAGGAAATCGGCCAGGATCGGTCCAAAGTACTGGTGTTCTTTTCCATGGTGGAAAAACGCAAGAACATGCACGGGGAGATGATGCGGCAGCTCGAGGGCCAGCCTGGAATCCTGCGCAGTCATATTCCCTTTCTTGCCGATGTGGAAAAGATGGGGCTCTACCGACAGCCGGTGACCGCGGCCCTGCCTTCATCCGCGGCGTCTGCAGCCTACCGGGAACTGTGGGATGAAATCTGTGCCCATATTGGAGCAGACCGGTAG
- a CDS encoding SixA phosphatase family protein, which produces MKQILLCRHAKSSWKDPGLVDRDRPLARRGRRDAPRMGRELARRCIRVDRILCSPAKRTRKTARKIAREIDFPRRGIVLVEEIYGADSGMLLKLIRAQKKKYHHLMLVGHNSAITELANTLGDLDIANVPTCGVVGFSFAVERWEDVRQGCGTPLFFLYPKLLARQSD; this is translated from the coding sequence ATGAAACAGATACTGCTGTGCCGCCATGCCAAATCAAGCTGGAAAGATCCTGGTCTGGTCGACCGGGACCGGCCGCTTGCCAGACGCGGCAGGCGTGATGCGCCGCGCATGGGCCGCGAGCTCGCCCGTCGCTGTATACGTGTGGACAGAATTCTCTGCAGTCCGGCAAAAAGAACCCGCAAGACCGCCCGCAAGATAGCCCGGGAAATCGACTTTCCCCGCAGGGGTATAGTTCTGGTGGAAGAGATCTATGGTGCCGACTCCGGTATGCTGCTTAAGCTGATCCGGGCCCAGAAGAAAAAATACCATCACCTGATGCTGGTGGGGCACAACTCAGCCATAACGGAGCTGGCAAACACCCTGGGTGATCTGGATATCGCCAACGTACCTACCTGTGGGGTGGTTGGTTTTTCCTTTGCTGTGGAGCGGTGGGAAGATGTGCGGCAAGGCTGCGGGACTCCCCTGTTCTTCCTCTATCCCAAACTGCTTGCCCGGCAGTCTGACTGA